The following coding sequences lie in one Spirosoma sp. KUDC1026 genomic window:
- a CDS encoding aldo/keto reductase: MNTIKRVALGSQGLEVPIEGLGCMGMTGGVNGMSVYGEADETESLATIHRALELGINLLDTADLYGPMKNERLVGKAIAGKRDQVILATKFGFEVDDNETFTGKLNGHPDYARKSIERSLRNLNTDYIDLYYLHRMDPTVPIEDSVGAMSRFVEEGKVRYIGLSEVSADVLRRAHAIHPITALQTEYSLFDRGVEETGVLQATRDLGIGFVGYSPLGRGFLSGEIKTPDDFEPDDSRRFFPRYQGENFYKNLALVEKLQALADTKGVSAAQLALAWVLAQDVVAIPGTKRRKYLEANVAAARITLSADERTELEAILPVGSAVGAAYPEGF, from the coding sequence ATGAACACGATCAAACGAGTAGCCCTGGGTAGTCAGGGGCTGGAGGTACCCATCGAAGGACTGGGATGCATGGGCATGACGGGCGGAGTCAATGGTATGTCGGTGTACGGCGAAGCCGACGAAACCGAAAGTCTGGCGACTATTCATCGGGCTTTAGAATTAGGTATCAACCTGCTGGATACCGCTGACCTTTATGGGCCCATGAAAAACGAACGGCTGGTGGGCAAAGCCATTGCGGGTAAACGCGATCAGGTGATTCTGGCAACCAAGTTCGGGTTTGAAGTAGACGACAACGAGACCTTTACGGGTAAATTGAATGGCCACCCGGATTACGCCCGCAAGTCGATCGAACGCTCACTGCGGAATCTAAATACCGACTACATCGATCTGTATTACTTACACCGGATGGACCCGACCGTACCGATTGAAGACTCGGTCGGTGCAATGAGCCGCTTCGTGGAGGAAGGCAAGGTCCGGTACATCGGCCTGTCCGAAGTGTCGGCCGACGTATTGCGCCGGGCGCACGCCATTCACCCGATTACAGCGCTGCAAACCGAGTATTCACTCTTCGACCGGGGCGTAGAAGAAACGGGCGTTTTGCAGGCAACCCGCGACCTGGGCATCGGTTTCGTGGGGTACTCACCACTGGGACGGGGTTTTCTGTCGGGCGAGATCAAAACACCGGACGATTTCGAGCCGGACGATTCACGCCGATTCTTCCCACGCTACCAGGGTGAAAATTTCTACAAGAACCTGGCACTTGTAGAGAAGTTACAAGCGTTAGCCGATACGAAAGGGGTTTCCGCGGCTCAGCTGGCCCTCGCGTGGGTTTTGGCGCAGGACGTTGTTGCCATCCCCGGCACCAAACGTCGCAAATACCTGGAAGCGAACGTAGCGGCTGCCCGTATTACGTTGAGCGCCGACGAACGAACCGAACTGGAAGCCATTCTTCCCGTTGGTAGTGCAGTAGGCGCGGCTTATCCCGAAGGATTTTAA
- a CDS encoding NAD(P)-dependent alcohol dehydrogenase: MIAAKGYAAQDPKTPLGPFSFDRREPGPHDVQFDILYCGVCHSDLHQVRDEWGGSIFPMVPGHEIVGRVTAVGSDVSKFKVGDLAGVGCLVDSCRHCENCSDGLEQYCLNGHSQTYNGTEQDHKTPTYGGYSNVIVVDEAFVLHVDERLDLAAVAPLLCAGITTYSPLRHWKVGKGHKVAVLGLGGLGHMAVKFAASFGAEVTVLSTSPGKEEDAKRLGAHKFVVTKDPEQLKGVQGYFDFIIDSVSAAHDYNMYLGMLKTDGVHICVGAPPTPSQIVAFSLIPGRKSLAGSMIGGLPETQEMLDYCAEHNITSDIELIDMKDIETAYERMLKGDVRYRFVIDMKTL, translated from the coding sequence ATGATTGCCGCAAAAGGCTATGCCGCGCAGGATCCCAAGACACCCCTGGGGCCCTTTTCTTTCGACCGGCGCGAACCCGGTCCGCACGATGTACAGTTCGACATTTTGTACTGTGGCGTGTGCCACTCCGATCTCCACCAGGTTCGCGACGAATGGGGTGGCTCCATTTTTCCGATGGTGCCCGGCCATGAAATCGTCGGGCGCGTAACGGCCGTCGGTAGCGACGTCAGCAAGTTCAAAGTAGGCGATCTGGCGGGCGTCGGCTGTCTGGTCGATTCGTGCCGCCACTGCGAAAACTGTTCCGACGGTCTGGAGCAGTACTGCCTCAACGGCCACTCGCAGACCTATAATGGTACCGAGCAGGACCACAAGACGCCGACCTACGGCGGTTACTCCAACGTCATTGTTGTCGATGAAGCCTTCGTGCTGCATGTCGACGAGCGGCTCGATCTGGCGGCCGTAGCCCCACTGCTGTGCGCCGGTATCACGACCTATTCGCCCCTGCGCCACTGGAAGGTGGGTAAAGGCCACAAGGTAGCCGTACTGGGTCTGGGTGGTCTGGGGCATATGGCCGTTAAGTTTGCGGCCTCATTCGGTGCCGAAGTCACGGTACTGAGCACGTCGCCCGGTAAGGAAGAAGATGCCAAACGGCTCGGCGCCCACAAGTTCGTGGTGACCAAAGATCCGGAGCAGCTCAAGGGTGTTCAGGGCTATTTCGACTTCATCATCGACTCCGTATCGGCCGCCCACGACTATAACATGTATCTGGGCATGCTGAAAACCGACGGCGTACACATCTGCGTGGGTGCCCCCCCGACGCCATCACAAATCGTTGCGTTCAGTCTGATTCCGGGCCGCAAGAGCCTGGCCGGATCGATGATTGGCGGGCTGCCCGAAACGCAGGAAATGCTCGACTACTGCGCCGAACATAACATCACGTCCGACATCGAACTGATCGATATGAAAGATATCGAAACCGCCTACGAACGCATGCTCAAAGGCGACGTTCGCTACCGGTTTGTGATCGATATGAAGACGTTGTAG
- a CDS encoding helix-turn-helix domain-containing protein: MKPSARDLPVLHTVSDYTRFYGLPAPAHPLLTLIDLSQSRNWERATTPVMQEMYLVSLKKNIKGGQLQYGHQTYDFSEGVMSFIAPRQLCWASPDMDVSAMEGWMLVIHPDLLLKHPLRERILSYGFFSYRTSEALHVSAREEAVLNSLVANLREEINQPVDAFSQDVLVSQLDVLLTYADRFYHRQFLTRRTAEHDLLSRFEQSLAAYFAQSSDATEHPLPTVQHFADALNVSPAYLSDMLRTLTGQNTQQHIHQALIDKAKHLLLTTSLSINETAYQLGFEYPQYFTRLFKNKTGLTPAAFRLSMQ, translated from the coding sequence ATGAAACCCTCCGCCCGCGATTTACCCGTTTTGCATACCGTATCGGACTACACCCGGTTTTACGGTCTACCCGCTCCAGCCCACCCACTGCTGACGCTGATCGACCTCTCGCAGTCGCGCAACTGGGAACGGGCCACAACGCCGGTCATGCAGGAAATGTACCTGGTCTCGCTAAAGAAAAACATAAAAGGCGGGCAGCTACAGTACGGCCATCAGACGTATGATTTCAGCGAGGGCGTTATGTCGTTCATCGCGCCAAGGCAGCTCTGCTGGGCATCGCCCGATATGGACGTTTCGGCCATGGAGGGCTGGATGCTGGTTATTCATCCCGACCTGCTGCTGAAGCATCCTTTACGGGAGCGGATTCTGAGTTACGGCTTTTTTTCATACCGCACTAGCGAAGCGTTGCACGTTTCGGCGCGGGAGGAAGCCGTGCTGAACAGTCTGGTGGCCAACCTGCGGGAAGAGATCAACCAGCCCGTCGATGCCTTTAGTCAGGACGTATTGGTTTCTCAGCTTGACGTACTGCTGACCTACGCCGACCGGTTCTATCACCGCCAGTTTCTGACCCGGCGCACGGCGGAGCACGATCTGTTAAGCCGGTTTGAGCAATCGCTGGCTGCCTATTTTGCGCAGTCGTCGGATGCAACCGAGCACCCACTGCCCACCGTGCAGCATTTTGCCGATGCTTTGAACGTATCGCCAGCTTATTTGAGTGATATGTTACGTACCCTGACTGGCCAGAACACGCAGCAACACATTCACCAGGCACTGATCGACAAGGCCAAGCACTTATTGCTTACTACCTCACTGTCGATCAACGAAACCGCCTACCAACTGGGCTTCGAGTACCCCCAATATTTCACCCGGTTGTTCAAAAACAAGACGGGCCTGACACCAGCCGCCTTTCGCTTATCAATGCAATAA
- a CDS encoding OmpA family protein, protein MFTPISLYFPLNEANYINTGETKKFFKEASGYLRKHKNRKLLVTGYTDNAGPSDVNQRLSRERANSVKQKLRKSGIRTDQITVVAKGEKDPKYSNDTREGRKANRRVSVVVQ, encoded by the coding sequence GTGTTTACGCCGATCAGTCTTTATTTTCCACTAAACGAGGCCAACTACATCAACACGGGCGAAACAAAGAAATTCTTCAAAGAAGCGTCGGGATACCTGAGAAAACACAAAAACAGGAAACTGTTGGTAACCGGGTATACCGACAACGCTGGCCCCAGCGATGTTAATCAGCGCCTGTCCCGCGAACGGGCCAATAGCGTAAAGCAGAAATTACGCAAATCTGGCATCCGGACCGATCAGATTACAGTAGTTGCCAAGGGGGAGAAAGATCCCAAATATTCAAACGACACCCGCGAAGGCCGCAAGGCCAACCGGCGGGTATCGGTAGTCGTTCAATAG
- a CDS encoding MFS transporter has product MMTTTSLPINASKARLATQLIFFVCGLGMASWAPMVPYAKDRLALNDADLGFLLLMLGAGAMVMMPTSGWLVGRFGSCVVIAGAVLIMALALPLLLLLSSTIPMAVALFIFGSGVGAVDVAMNAHGVQVQNLYDKPIMSSLHGLFSVGGLFGSLGLGFLIKLGLNPLYAISSIAALMILIAITQYRYLFPADTERQVAARFAIVAEQPTPGKQRFGWLQSSVLFLGVMCFAIFLAEGAVLDWSAIFLRDVKGIEPELAGLGYAAFSVAMATMRLVGDKLVARLNSKTVVVGGSLLGSLGLLIAILSPWVYGALLGFVLLGFGAANIVPVFFSAAGKLPDVSPTVSLSAITTIGYTGLLTGPALLGFIAEQFSLSTALGFLALLLVIVALVYRVKRFD; this is encoded by the coding sequence ATGATGACAACAACATCATTACCAATCAACGCGTCGAAGGCGCGCCTGGCTACCCAGCTGATTTTCTTTGTTTGCGGGCTGGGCATGGCCAGTTGGGCACCTATGGTCCCTTACGCCAAAGACCGGCTCGCCCTGAACGACGCTGATCTGGGCTTTTTATTACTGATGCTGGGGGCAGGAGCCATGGTGATGATGCCTACCTCAGGCTGGCTGGTTGGTCGTTTCGGGAGCTGCGTCGTCATCGCTGGTGCCGTACTAATCATGGCGCTTGCGCTGCCGTTGTTGTTGCTGCTTTCTTCCACAATTCCAATGGCGGTAGCTCTGTTTATCTTCGGTTCGGGCGTTGGTGCGGTTGACGTAGCTATGAACGCTCACGGTGTACAGGTGCAGAATTTATACGACAAACCCATCATGTCGTCCTTACACGGACTCTTCAGCGTGGGCGGCTTATTCGGCTCCCTTGGTTTGGGCTTTTTGATCAAGTTGGGGCTTAATCCCCTTTATGCCATCAGCAGCATTGCCGCGCTGATGATCCTTATCGCGATCACCCAGTACCGATACTTGTTCCCGGCCGATACAGAGCGACAAGTGGCGGCTAGGTTTGCGATCGTGGCGGAGCAGCCAACGCCGGGGAAGCAGCGATTCGGTTGGTTACAGAGCAGCGTTCTTTTTCTGGGAGTCATGTGTTTTGCTATTTTCCTGGCAGAAGGGGCCGTTCTCGACTGGAGCGCCATTTTTCTGCGGGACGTAAAAGGAATTGAGCCGGAGCTTGCCGGACTGGGTTACGCTGCTTTCTCCGTTGCTATGGCAACAATGCGGCTCGTTGGTGATAAGTTGGTCGCCCGACTGAACAGCAAGACCGTCGTGGTGGGTGGTAGTTTGCTGGGGTCCCTGGGTCTGCTTATCGCGATCCTGAGCCCCTGGGTATACGGTGCATTACTTGGTTTTGTGCTGCTGGGCTTTGGCGCAGCGAACATTGTACCGGTGTTTTTTAGCGCGGCCGGAAAACTACCCGACGTCTCCCCAACCGTTAGTCTGTCGGCGATCACGACCATTGGTTACACAGGTCTGTTGACGGGACCGGCTTTACTGGGCTTTATCGCCGAACAGTTTTCCTTATCCACCGCGCTGGGCTTCCTAGCCCTGCTGCTGGTCATCGTTGCCCTGGTTTACCGGGTGAAGCGATTCGACTAA
- a CDS encoding SDR family oxidoreductase: MILVTGATGHLGGAVVDFLLKKVAADQVAVLVRDASKAADLQRKGVSVRVGNYHDYASLVQAFQGVDTVLLVSTSDLNDRVGQHLNVINAAKEAGVTRVAYTGVTMQHLDQSPLKDFMGDHFTTEENLKNSGLNYIFLRDGLYSDVLPQFFGPHVLETGIFLPAGQGRVPFATRLDMAEAAANVLAGEGHDNQTYELVNTESWSMADAAALLSELAGKNVAYTDAPNNVFTDVMKKAGVPEGGIGFVIGFANAIGKNDFDMPGTTLEQLLGRKPTSLKDYLQATYFAG; the protein is encoded by the coding sequence ATGATTCTTGTAACCGGAGCTACCGGCCATCTAGGCGGTGCCGTCGTTGATTTTCTCCTGAAAAAAGTAGCGGCCGATCAGGTGGCCGTGCTGGTGCGCGACGCCAGCAAAGCCGCTGATCTGCAACGTAAGGGTGTTAGCGTACGCGTGGGCAACTACCACGATTATGCGTCGCTGGTGCAGGCGTTTCAGGGCGTCGACACCGTATTGCTGGTATCGACGAGCGATTTGAACGATCGTGTCGGGCAGCACCTGAACGTGATCAATGCCGCCAAGGAAGCGGGCGTAACGCGGGTTGCTTATACCGGCGTGACCATGCAGCACCTCGATCAGTCGCCGTTGAAGGATTTCATGGGCGACCATTTCACAACGGAGGAAAACCTGAAGAACTCGGGTCTGAACTACATTTTCCTGCGCGATGGACTGTATAGCGACGTGCTCCCTCAGTTCTTCGGGCCGCACGTATTGGAAACGGGCATTTTCCTGCCGGCCGGGCAGGGGCGGGTGCCGTTTGCTACCCGGCTGGATATGGCCGAAGCCGCTGCCAACGTCTTGGCGGGTGAGGGGCACGACAACCAGACCTATGAACTTGTCAATACGGAAAGCTGGTCGATGGCTGATGCGGCCGCGCTGCTGTCGGAACTGGCGGGAAAGAATGTCGCCTACACCGATGCGCCCAACAACGTATTCACTGATGTGATGAAGAAAGCGGGCGTACCGGAAGGGGGTATCGGTTTCGTGATCGGGTTTGCCAACGCCATCGGTAAGAACGACTTCGACATGCCCGGTACGACGCTGGAACAACTGCTTGGCCGCAAACCGACGTCGCTGAAAGACTATTTGCAGGCTACGTACTTCGCGGGCTAA
- a CDS encoding aldo/keto reductase yields MTLSDFRTLGRSGLVVSPLCLGTMTFGTPRWGSSDDVSRDIFNAYVDAGGNFIDTADVYAQGRSEELVGRYMAERNLRDQLVLATKFSFNTQPGNPHASGNGRKHIYQALDKSLRRLQTDYVDLYWLHVWDMVTPIEEVLQTLGDLVRAGKIRYFGFSDIPAWYAAKAATLASAYNIPGPIAMQLEYSLVERSIEREHLPAARECGLGVTPWSPLAAGFLAGKYKREQEGASGEGRLSGANPFGNQKFTDRNWRILDALQTVAGQANYPLAQVALAWASAQPSITSLILGASKLEQLHDNLASLAIQLSSEQVQILNEASALEPAFPYPIFTPGINKSIFGGTTVQGWQSQH; encoded by the coding sequence ATGACACTCTCCGATTTTCGCACGCTTGGCCGCTCGGGTCTGGTTGTTAGTCCGCTTTGCCTGGGTACCATGACGTTCGGCACCCCGCGCTGGGGCTCATCCGACGATGTTTCCCGCGATATTTTCAACGCCTATGTGGATGCCGGCGGCAACTTCATCGACACCGCCGATGTCTATGCGCAGGGCCGTAGCGAAGAGCTGGTAGGCCGGTATATGGCCGAACGTAATTTACGCGACCAGCTCGTATTGGCCACCAAATTCAGTTTCAACACGCAGCCGGGAAACCCCCACGCAAGCGGTAACGGACGCAAGCACATTTACCAGGCGCTGGATAAATCGTTACGTCGGTTACAGACGGATTATGTCGATCTGTACTGGCTGCATGTCTGGGATATGGTTACCCCCATCGAAGAAGTGTTGCAAACGCTCGGCGACCTGGTTCGGGCCGGCAAAATCCGCTACTTCGGTTTTTCGGATATTCCCGCCTGGTACGCAGCCAAAGCAGCCACGCTGGCGTCGGCGTACAACATACCGGGCCCGATTGCCATGCAGCTCGAATATTCGCTTGTTGAACGTAGCATTGAGCGGGAGCACCTGCCTGCCGCCCGGGAATGTGGTCTCGGTGTTACGCCCTGGAGTCCGCTGGCAGCTGGCTTCCTGGCCGGTAAGTACAAACGGGAGCAAGAAGGCGCATCCGGGGAAGGACGGCTCAGTGGGGCCAATCCGTTTGGCAACCAAAAATTCACCGACCGCAACTGGCGTATTCTTGACGCCTTGCAAACAGTAGCTGGACAAGCCAATTACCCGCTGGCTCAGGTTGCACTGGCCTGGGCCTCGGCGCAGCCTAGCATTACGTCGCTTATTCTGGGAGCCAGCAAACTGGAGCAGTTACACGACAATCTGGCCTCCCTGGCCATTCAGCTTTCGTCCGAACAGGTACAGATTTTAAACGAAGCCAGTGCGCTCGAACCTGCCTTCCCCTACCCGATTTTCACGCCCGGAATCAACAAATCCATCTTCGGCGGCACCACGGTCCAGGGCTGGCAGTCACAGCACTAG
- a CDS encoding OmpA family protein, translating to MLAHKTPWIVLLIGWIAGATWWHVCKIKQLCADAEEPAAVVGTMPAESIRIPPLLISDGARFQLDLPGNFSFAQSEANASMNTLMGSLDSLTTYLKANPGRTLTITGYYLTEEKNTTPLANLGLARAEAIRQYLIQQGVAPKVLTTKGLVADESQPGIITVTPRSDSLYGGWPLRLAAANLPQTQLRPPIRY from the coding sequence ATGCTCGCTCACAAAACCCCCTGGATCGTTTTACTTATCGGCTGGATCGCCGGAGCAACCTGGTGGCACGTCTGCAAGATCAAACAACTCTGCGCCGATGCTGAAGAACCTGCTGCGGTAGTCGGGACGATGCCAGCCGAGTCGATCCGAATTCCACCCCTGCTTATCAGCGACGGTGCGCGCTTTCAACTTGACCTGCCGGGTAATTTCAGCTTTGCCCAGTCGGAGGCCAACGCCAGCATGAACACGCTGATGGGATCGCTCGATTCGCTGACAACGTACCTGAAAGCCAACCCAGGCCGTACACTGACCATTACGGGGTATTATTTGACGGAAGAAAAAAATACGACGCCCCTGGCAAATCTGGGCCTGGCCAGGGCGGAAGCGATCAGGCAGTATCTGATTCAGCAGGGAGTTGCGCCCAAAGTGCTGACAACCAAGGGTCTGGTAGCCGACGAATCGCAGCCGGGGATTATTACCGTAACGCCCAGGAGCGACTCCCTCTATGGGGGCTGGCCTTTGCGTTTGGCGGCAGCGAACCTACCACAAACACAACTGCGTCCACCGATACGGTACTGA
- a CDS encoding winged helix-turn-helix transcriptional regulator, translating to MSQKNPDEFRFTPHCHEQLRAIYDTLDLVSGKWRIAVISSLNFLGECRFGELQRIVDGIGAKMLSQVLKELEDNELVIRTVHDTKPVTVSYKLTDYGRTLEKIIEEMASWGLNHRRRILADHPVDMVPEAETLTV from the coding sequence ATGAGCCAGAAAAACCCCGACGAGTTTCGATTCACCCCTCACTGCCATGAGCAGCTGCGTGCTATCTACGACACACTTGACCTGGTCAGCGGCAAATGGCGCATAGCCGTCATCAGCTCACTGAATTTTCTGGGTGAATGTCGCTTCGGTGAGCTGCAGCGCATTGTCGATGGTATCGGGGCCAAGATGCTGTCGCAGGTGCTGAAAGAACTGGAAGATAACGAACTGGTGATTCGTACGGTACACGATACCAAACCCGTAACGGTTTCGTACAAGCTAACCGACTACGGCCGGACGCTGGAAAAAATCATCGAGGAAATGGCGAGCTGGGGGCTCAATCACCGCCGGCGTATTCTGGCCGACCACCCGGTTGACATGGTGCCCGAAGCAGAAACGTTGACCGTCTGA
- a CDS encoding glycoside hydrolase family 30 protein, translating to MLLISAIRKHVTRWLLAGSLPLLFSSCQTGLSTSSSSKSVSDPIITIRVDPAKTYQTMEHFGASDAWACQFVGQWPDVKRNAIADLLFSRDFLPSGQPKGIGLSLWRFNIGAGTAEQGTDSGIRDEWRRAESFLNPDGTYNWNKQAGQVWFLQAAKQRGVENFLAFPNSPPVAYTANGKGYASNKIPNLNPDQFDRYGHYMSSVLKGLRTKTGITFNYISPVNEPQWDWSDGGQEGSPFYNNQIAGITRALSNALLVDQLPTKINVAEAGQLEFLYADHNRQGKGQQARAFFDKTSPDYLGDLPNLTRSISAHSYFTTSPYDKAADIRKTVLNSLNKTPGLSYWMSEYCILGDNGGEINGSGKELGIDPALYVAKVIHTDLVNANASAWHWWLAISPYNYKDGLIYIDKSKTDGRYQPSKMLWALGHYSRFIRPGAVRLDATPESGNGLLVSAYKNTDSKLVIVAINPTNNDLAVKPSLLSGRLSNVRQYVTSATADLTPATPNANRTSIPARSIVTLVGDLNS from the coding sequence ATGCTATTGATTTCTGCAATCCGTAAACACGTTACTCGCTGGTTGCTGGCGGGTTCGCTTCCGCTACTCTTCTCTAGCTGCCAAACCGGTCTGTCAACCAGCTCATCGAGCAAATCGGTTTCTGATCCAATAATTACGATTCGCGTCGACCCGGCCAAAACGTACCAGACGATGGAACATTTCGGCGCGTCGGACGCCTGGGCCTGCCAATTTGTAGGGCAGTGGCCCGATGTCAAACGTAACGCCATTGCCGACCTGCTGTTCAGTCGTGACTTCCTCCCCAGCGGGCAGCCCAAAGGAATTGGTTTGTCGCTGTGGCGATTCAATATTGGAGCAGGCACGGCCGAGCAGGGTACAGACAGTGGCATTCGCGACGAGTGGCGCCGGGCCGAGTCGTTTTTGAATCCTGACGGTACGTATAACTGGAACAAACAGGCTGGCCAGGTGTGGTTTCTACAGGCCGCCAAACAACGGGGCGTCGAGAATTTTCTAGCTTTTCCTAACAGTCCACCGGTGGCGTACACCGCAAATGGCAAAGGCTACGCCAGCAATAAAATCCCCAATCTGAATCCCGATCAGTTCGACCGGTACGGTCACTATATGAGCAGTGTTCTGAAAGGGCTTCGCACCAAAACGGGGATTACGTTCAACTACATCAGCCCCGTCAACGAGCCGCAGTGGGACTGGAGCGACGGTGGGCAGGAAGGGAGTCCTTTTTACAACAACCAGATTGCCGGAATCACCCGTGCGCTGAGCAACGCCCTGCTAGTCGACCAGTTGCCTACGAAAATCAATGTAGCCGAAGCGGGGCAACTCGAATTTCTATACGCCGATCATAACCGTCAGGGTAAAGGTCAGCAAGCCAGGGCGTTCTTTGACAAGACTTCCCCTGACTATCTCGGCGACCTGCCCAACCTGACCCGGTCAATTTCTGCGCATAGTTACTTCACCACGTCGCCGTACGACAAGGCAGCTGATATCCGTAAAACAGTGCTCAATTCGCTAAACAAGACTCCTGGTTTAAGTTACTGGATGTCGGAATACTGCATTCTTGGCGACAACGGCGGGGAAATTAACGGGTCGGGAAAAGAATTGGGGATTGACCCGGCACTTTACGTCGCGAAGGTGATCCACACCGATCTGGTCAACGCCAACGCATCGGCCTGGCACTGGTGGCTGGCGATTTCGCCATACAACTACAAAGACGGGCTGATTTATATCGACAAAAGCAAAACCGATGGTCGTTATCAGCCGTCGAAGATGCTGTGGGCACTGGGCCATTACAGCCGCTTTATTCGTCCGGGCGCAGTCCGGCTCGACGCGACGCCCGAGTCAGGCAACGGGCTGCTGGTGTCGGCCTACAAAAACACGGACAGTAAGCTGGTCATCGTTGCGATCAATCCCACTAACAACGATTTAGCCGTCAAACCTTCGTTACTGTCGGGTCGGCTTTCCAACGTTCGCCAATATGTTACGTCGGCCACAGCTGATTTAACGCCCGCGACCCCCAACGCAAACAGGACGAGCATTCCCGCCAGGAGTATCGTTACGTTGGTGGGCGACCTAAACAGTTGA
- a CDS encoding aldo/keto reductase: MNTTIPTYTLSNGVTIPQIGFGTWQTPDGDTAIRSVQVALEAGYRHIDTAAAYGNEASIGQAIADSGIDRSELFITTKLWNTQRGYDTTLKAFDQSMNKLGLDYLDLYLIHWPANAKQFSDRETINADTWRAFEKLYNDGRIKAIGVSNFLPHHLDALAKTATVTPMVNQIEYHPGQLQAESVDYCNAHDILVQAWSPLGTGKMLDDETLTGIASNYGKSVAQVCIRWCLQNGTLPLPKSVTPERIRENLDVLDFTLTDADMQTINQLPYIGGSGLNPDTISF; encoded by the coding sequence ATGAATACGACAATCCCCACGTACACCCTCAGCAACGGCGTCACTATCCCGCAAATTGGCTTCGGCACCTGGCAAACACCCGATGGCGACACGGCGATTCGATCTGTGCAGGTTGCGCTCGAAGCCGGTTACCGACACATCGATACGGCAGCCGCGTATGGCAACGAAGCCAGTATCGGGCAGGCTATCGCCGATAGTGGTATCGACCGGTCGGAACTGTTCATCACTACCAAACTCTGGAACACGCAACGGGGCTACGACACGACGTTAAAGGCCTTCGATCAGTCGATGAACAAGCTGGGCCTCGATTACCTCGACCTGTACCTGATTCACTGGCCCGCCAATGCCAAGCAGTTCAGCGACCGGGAAACGATCAATGCTGATACATGGCGGGCGTTTGAGAAACTGTACAACGATGGTCGGATCAAGGCGATTGGTGTCAGTAACTTCCTGCCCCATCACCTCGACGCGCTGGCCAAAACGGCAACGGTTACGCCCATGGTTAATCAGATTGAGTATCACCCCGGTCAGCTACAAGCCGAGTCCGTCGACTATTGCAATGCCCACGACATTCTGGTTCAGGCCTGGTCGCCACTGGGAACGGGCAAGATGCTGGACGACGAAACGCTGACCGGCATCGCCAGCAACTACGGCAAATCGGTGGCGCAGGTATGTATCCGCTGGTGTTTGCAGAACGGAACGCTGCCCCTGCCCAAGTCGGTAACGCCCGAACGTATCCGCGAAAACCTCGACGTGCTGGACTTCACGCTGACGGATGCCGACATGCAGACGATCAATCAGTTGCCTTACATCGGCGGCTCGGGGCTGAACCCGGATACCATTTCGTTTTAG
- a CDS encoding endonuclease III domain-containing protein, whose translation MTLPPDPWTDLAASQDPAAKTLEAHERLNALYGIQDVYGRADPMHELIGTILSHRTTHANEVTAYRTMRERFPIWEQVRDAPLPDLIDAIKTANYPEVKAPYIQNLLTHLFQETGAANIDFLRDLSTEDAMKWLTNLPGIGLKTATLLLLFNFQKPVLPVDTHVHRVTQRLGLIGPKVSAEKAHGLLLSYLPADPLALFNFHKHFYWHGQRICTWYYPKCQECVLSDMCTFYRSGGQMTLSSTPSRAKAR comes from the coding sequence ATGACACTCCCCCCTGACCCTTGGACTGATCTGGCTGCCAGCCAGGACCCGGCCGCCAAAACCCTGGAAGCCCACGAACGACTCAATGCGCTTTACGGTATTCAGGATGTCTACGGCCGGGCTGATCCCATGCACGAGTTAATTGGAACCATTCTGTCGCACCGGACGACTCACGCCAATGAGGTAACGGCGTATCGTACTATGCGGGAGCGGTTTCCGATCTGGGAGCAGGTCCGTGATGCTCCCCTACCCGATCTGATCGACGCGATCAAAACGGCTAACTACCCCGAGGTTAAAGCGCCCTACATTCAGAACCTGCTCACGCATCTGTTTCAGGAGACCGGTGCCGCCAATATCGATTTTTTACGCGATCTCTCTACCGAGGATGCGATGAAGTGGCTGACGAATCTACCGGGTATTGGGCTCAAAACGGCAACGTTACTCCTGCTGTTTAATTTTCAGAAGCCCGTTCTGCCGGTCGATACGCACGTGCACCGCGTTACGCAGCGGCTGGGGCTGATTGGCCCGAAAGTAAGCGCCGAAAAAGCACACGGCCTGCTTTTGTCATACCTCCCCGCCGACCCGCTCGCGCTGTTCAACTTTCACAAGCACTTCTACTGGCATGGGCAACGGATCTGCACCTGGTATTACCCTAAATGCCAGGAATGTGTGCTCAGCGATATGTGCACGTTTTATCGGTCGGGTGGCCAGATGACGCTCAGCAGCACACCAAGCCGGGCTAAAGCACGGTAG